One segment of Castanea sativa cultivar Marrone di Chiusa Pesio chromosome 3, ASM4071231v1 DNA contains the following:
- the LOC142628497 gene encoding phosphoglycerate mutase-like protein AT74H, giving the protein MQAHNNPPILPKRIILLRHGESQGNIDEKTYTTIPDDKIPLTEKGLAQAWIAGAQIRDVISCNNTASNWKVYFYVSPYQRTLSTLREIGLSFSRKDIIGVNEDCRLREQAFGNFQDEKKMKELKIKKEEYGRFFYRFPDGESIAALSDRVSGH; this is encoded by the exons atgcagGCCCACAACAATCCACCTATCTTACCAAAGAGAATAATTTTGTTGCGCCATGGTGAGTCCCAAGGCAATATAGATGAAAAAACCTACACCACCATCCCAGATGACAAAATCCCTTTAACTGAAAAAGGCCTGGCCCAAGCCTGGATTGCTGGGGCCCAAATCAGGGATGTGATCTCCTGCAACAACACCGCATCTAATTGGAAGGTCTATTTCTACGTATCACCCTATCAACGTACCCTATCCACGTTACGAGAGATCGGACTGTCATTCTCAAGGAAGGACATAATTGGTGTAAATGAGGATTGTAGACTTAGGGAACAAGCTTTTGGGAACTTTCAAGATGAGAAAAAGATGAAGGAGCTTAAAATTAAGAAGGAAGAATATGGGCGGTTCTTTTATCGGTTCCCAGATGGAGAATCGATTGCTGCTCTTTCTGATCGTGTTTCAG GTCATTAA